From a region of the [Eubacterium] eligens ATCC 27750 genome:
- a CDS encoding amidohydrolase family protein: protein MKYIFTNGHILDGTKDMKVLDGHSVLVEDNKITGVVKGNTVPDGFKEINLEGKYLMPGLINMHVHLAGNGKPQKKQRDNEKTVKLLMGTALSRAVTYKVVKDFAKTELMSGVTTIRTVGGLADFDTRVRDDIRNGKADGPRILAANEGISVPGGHMAGSVAVAANNIDEALVQVDIAKSQNVDLIKLMITGGVLDAKAKGVPGELKMKPEMVKAVCDKAHALGYKVAAHVESPEGVRVALENGVDSIEHGAKPDDEIIHLFKENNAFLCTTLSPALPYALFDRSVSNASEVEQYNGNIVFEGIKECAKAAIANDIPVVLGNDVGCPWITQYDFWRELYYFHKYVGVSNAFALYTAMLNSAVMAGIGDDTGSVEAGKCADLIVTKNNPLDDLRALRNVDLVMARGRLYNNPKFKTKNIVTKELDKFCDLC, encoded by the coding sequence ATGAAATACATTTTTACTAATGGACATATCCTTGATGGAACTAAGGATATGAAAGTTTTGGATGGTCATTCTGTGCTTGTTGAAGATAACAAGATTACTGGTGTTGTGAAGGGTAACACTGTACCAGACGGCTTTAAGGAGATTAATCTTGAGGGTAAATACCTTATGCCGGGGCTTATTAATATGCATGTTCATCTTGCAGGCAATGGAAAGCCACAGAAAAAGCAGAGAGATAATGAAAAGACTGTTAAGCTGCTTATGGGAACAGCACTTTCAAGGGCTGTGACATATAAGGTTGTAAAGGATTTTGCAAAGACAGAGCTTATGAGTGGTGTTACTACTATAAGAACTGTCGGTGGCCTGGCGGATTTTGATACAAGAGTAAGGGATGATATCAGAAATGGCAAGGCTGACGGACCAAGAATACTTGCAGCTAATGAAGGAATTTCTGTGCCGGGTGGACATATGGCTGGTTCGGTTGCGGTAGCTGCTAACAATATAGATGAAGCACTTGTTCAGGTTGATATTGCAAAAAGCCAGAATGTTGACCTTATTAAGCTTATGATTACAGGCGGCGTACTCGACGCAAAGGCTAAGGGTGTTCCTGGTGAGCTTAAGATGAAACCTGAGATGGTTAAGGCTGTATGTGATAAGGCACATGCACTTGGATACAAGGTTGCTGCACATGTAGAGTCGCCAGAGGGTGTAAGGGTTGCACTTGAAAATGGTGTTGATTCAATAGAGCATGGAGCAAAGCCTGATGATGAGATAATACATTTGTTTAAGGAGAATAATGCATTTTTATGCACAACATTATCACCTGCACTGCCATATGCACTTTTTGACAGAAGTGTATCTAATGCATCAGAGGTTGAACAATATAATGGCAATATCGTGTTTGAGGGTATCAAGGAATGTGCCAAGGCAGCAATTGCAAACGACATTCCGGTCGTACTTGGTAATGATGTTGGCTGTCCATGGATTACACAGTATGATTTCTGGAGAGAACTTTATTATTTCCACAAATATGTAGGTGTAAGCAATGCATTTGCATTATACACAGCTATGCTTAACAGTGCAGTAATGGCAGGGATTGGTGATGATACGGGTTCTGTTGAAGCCGGTAAATGTGCTGACCTGATTGTAACTAAGAATAATCCGTTAGATGATCTCAGGGCACTTCGTAACGTGGATTTAGTCATGGCACGAGGCAGATTATACAATAATCCGAAGTTCAAAACGAAAAATATTGTCACTAAAGAACTGGATAAATTTTGTGATTTATGTTAA
- a CDS encoding TMEM165/GDT1 family protein produces MLLFLKVFFTEFIAEMGDKTQLMLIALTSKYKLRDIISGTAVAILVLNGLAVLAGGLVSEFIPDWLIKTIAALAFLYFAASTIAGDDDDEEEGSGKSKIKFAPLAVFCTFFIAELGDKTQLTAITFGANEGMSATLVVWIGCSLGLFAADILGMLVGYLLKSKTPDGLLNTLAFAIFSIFGVYTLYQGLKLIRTYVCPIPVWPILIAATVVFVVICVCLFIRREKEKND; encoded by the coding sequence ATGCTGTTGTTTTTAAAAGTGTTTTTTACTGAATTCATAGCTGAGATGGGCGATAAAACCCAGCTCATGCTTATTGCTCTTACTTCTAAATATAAGTTAAGAGATATTATATCAGGAACTGCTGTAGCAATTCTTGTACTTAACGGACTTGCTGTTTTAGCAGGTGGGCTTGTCAGTGAATTTATTCCTGACTGGCTTATAAAGACTATTGCAGCACTTGCATTTCTTTATTTTGCTGCATCAACTATTGCAGGGGATGATGATGACGAAGAAGAAGGCAGCGGTAAATCAAAGATTAAGTTTGCACCACTTGCAGTTTTCTGTACATTTTTCATTGCAGAACTTGGTGATAAGACACAGCTTACAGCCATAACATTTGGTGCTAATGAAGGTATGAGTGCAACTCTTGTTGTATGGATAGGATGTTCACTTGGACTTTTTGCAGCTGACATTCTTGGTATGTTAGTCGGATATCTGTTAAAGAGCAAGACTCCGGACGGACTGCTTAATACACTTGCATTCGCAATATTCTCGATATTCGGTGTATACACACTTTATCAGGGACTTAAGCTTATAAGAACATATGTCTGTCCGATTCCTGTATGGCCAATACTTATAGCTGCAACTGTTGTTTTTGTTGTTATATGTGTCTGTCTTTTTATAAGAAGAGAGAAGGAAAAGAATGATTAG
- a CDS encoding DUF6033 family protein, whose product MSSISSGNFSQIAGSYADTAAVYSKSETTKTDETSGKKKVSGQTIGNPKLSEKASKYYEQLKKKYSNMNFILVSEDQKENAKANAAGYANSNNMVVLIDEDKIERMASDENYRKQYEGIIANAASGISQLASSLSATGTSVKGFGMQVNDNGTASYFAVLEKSSAAQKERIEKKAVEKKEAKKTAQKKAEKKKNEERLEKKRKETGDVDDTDDTETVTVTASSIEELLEKIKDQEQLFLSDTVKTPQEKNVGQNVDFSV is encoded by the coding sequence ATGAGTAGTATATCTTCAGGGAATTTTTCCCAGATAGCCGGTTCGTATGCAGATACAGCGGCTGTTTATTCTAAGTCAGAGACAACTAAGACCGATGAGACAAGCGGAAAGAAGAAAGTCAGTGGTCAGACTATTGGCAATCCCAAGTTAAGCGAGAAAGCAAGCAAATATTATGAACAATTAAAGAAAAAGTACTCTAATATGAACTTTATTCTTGTAAGTGAGGATCAGAAAGAGAATGCCAAGGCTAATGCTGCAGGTTATGCTAATTCCAATAATATGGTTGTCCTTATTGATGAGGATAAGATTGAAAGAATGGCTTCTGATGAGAATTACAGAAAACAGTATGAAGGAATTATTGCAAATGCTGCCAGTGGAATCTCACAGCTTGCAAGCAGTCTTTCAGCAACAGGAACTAGTGTAAAGGGCTTTGGAATGCAGGTTAATGATAATGGTACAGCATCATATTTTGCTGTGCTTGAAAAGTCAAGTGCTGCACAGAAGGAGCGCATTGAGAAGAAGGCTGTAGAAAAGAAAGAAGCTAAGAAGACAGCACAGAAGAAGGCAGAAAAGAAAAAGAATGAGGAGCGGCTGGAAAAGAAACGTAAAGAGACCGGGGATGTCGATGATACTGACGATACAGAGACCGTAACAGTGACAGCTTCATCAATAGAAGAGCTTCTTGAAAAGATAAAAGACCAGGAACAGCTTTTCTTAAGTGATACAGTAAAAACTCCACAGGAGAAGAATGTGGGTCAGAATGTTGACTTTTCTGTATAA
- a CDS encoding DUF1846 domain-containing protein — protein MKIGFDNDKYLKMQSEHIKERIAKFDNKLYLEFGGKLFDDYHASRVLPGFKPDSKLQMLLQLKEQAEIVIAISAEDIASNKIRGDYGITYDQEVLRLIDEFTEYGLFVGSVCITKYFQQPEVDNFIKVLDAHGIKNFKHYKIAGYPNDVAKIVSDDGYGKNEFIKTTRPLVVVTAPGPGSGKMATCLSQLYHEYKHGVKAGYAKFETFPIWNIPLKHPVNLAYEAATADLNDVNMIDPFHLEAYGKTTVNYNRDIEIFPVLNAMFELIAGESPYKSPTDMGVNMAGNCIVDDEACRYASNMEIIRRYYKYLCDQKRTGVNSQEIYKIELLMNQAGITPSSRPVVNAALEKSAKSGDKPAVAIELEDGTIVTGKTGDLLGAASSALLNALKQLAGIDDSVDLLSPESISPIQTLKTNYLGSRNPRLHTDEILIALSSSVVANPLADKALKQIPKLYACDVHSTVILSAVDKDTFKRLGMNLTCEPAYEEEKRFHKN, from the coding sequence ATGAAGATAGGATTTGATAATGACAAATATTTAAAAATGCAGTCTGAGCATATTAAGGAGAGAATTGCCAAGTTTGACAATAAGTTATATCTTGAGTTTGGCGGAAAGCTGTTCGATGATTATCATGCTTCAAGGGTTCTTCCAGGATTTAAGCCGGACTCAAAGCTTCAGATGCTTTTACAGTTAAAGGAGCAGGCTGAGATTGTTATTGCAATAAGTGCAGAAGATATTGCAAGTAATAAGATTCGTGGCGATTACGGAATTACATATGATCAGGAAGTATTAAGACTTATAGATGAATTTACGGAATATGGACTTTTTGTAGGCAGTGTCTGCATCACTAAGTATTTCCAGCAGCCAGAGGTTGATAATTTTATCAAGGTGTTAGATGCACATGGAATCAAGAATTTCAAGCATTACAAGATTGCCGGATATCCTAATGATGTTGCCAAGATTGTAAGTGATGATGGTTACGGAAAGAATGAATTTATTAAGACTACCAGACCACTTGTAGTTGTTACTGCTCCTGGTCCTGGAAGCGGAAAGATGGCTACATGTCTTTCACAGCTTTACCATGAATATAAGCATGGTGTTAAGGCTGGATATGCGAAGTTTGAGACATTCCCAATCTGGAATATTCCACTTAAGCACCCTGTTAATCTTGCTTATGAGGCAGCGACAGCAGACCTTAATGATGTTAATATGATTGATCCTTTCCATTTGGAAGCATATGGTAAAACAACGGTTAATTATAACAGAGATATCGAGATATTCCCTGTGCTTAATGCTATGTTCGAGCTCATTGCCGGTGAGAGTCCATATAAGTCACCAACAGATATGGGTGTTAATATGGCTGGTAACTGTATTGTTGATGATGAAGCATGCCGTTATGCTTCTAATATGGAGATTATCAGAAGATATTACAAATATTTATGCGACCAGAAGAGAACTGGTGTAAACAGTCAGGAAATTTATAAGATTGAGCTTTTAATGAATCAGGCAGGAATCACACCATCTTCAAGACCTGTTGTTAATGCTGCACTTGAAAAGTCAGCAAAAAGCGGTGATAAACCGGCGGTTGCAATTGAGTTAGAAGACGGAACTATTGTTACTGGAAAAACAGGTGATCTGTTAGGTGCTGCGTCATCAGCATTGCTTAATGCATTAAAGCAGCTTGCAGGAATAGATGATTCAGTTGACCTGCTATCACCTGAGTCAATCAGTCCAATCCAGACCTTAAAGACTAACTATCTTGGCAGCAGGAATCCAAGACTTCATACAGATGAAATTCTTATTGCACTTTCATCTTCAGTTGTAGCCAATCCGTTAGCTGACAAGGCATTAAAGCAGATACCTAAGCTTTATGCATGTGATGTTCATTCAACAGTTATTCTTTCAGCGGTAGACAAGGATACATTTAAGAGACTGGGCATGAATCTTACATGTGAGCCTGCTTATGAGGAAGAAAAGAGATTTCATAAGAATTAA
- a CDS encoding ATP-binding cassette domain-containing protein translates to MSIIITDLCKTFDDNEVLKNVNITLKDNSIYCLMGASGIGKTTLLRILMGLEHADSGSISGIDIKSISCMFQEDRLIPYLSAIDNVRIVLRGKNNRDEIRNNLLSILPDDSLDIPVSSLSGGMKRRVALARALSYPGKLIILDEPFTGLDKDTKLNVIDYILKMRNNRTLLIATHGTDDANLLGAEIIKLDKNIN, encoded by the coding sequence GTGAGTATTATAATCACTGATTTATGCAAAACCTTTGATGACAATGAAGTTCTTAAAAATGTCAATATAACCCTTAAAGATAATTCTATATATTGTCTTATGGGAGCTTCCGGAATTGGAAAAACAACGCTTTTAAGAATTCTAATGGGACTTGAACATGCTGATTCCGGCAGTATATCCGGTATAGATATCAAAAGTATATCTTGTATGTTTCAGGAGGACAGGCTTATTCCTTATCTTTCTGCAATAGACAATGTCAGAATCGTGCTTCGTGGAAAAAACAATAGGGATGAAATCCGTAATAATCTGTTATCAATTCTTCCAGATGATAGTCTTGATATTCCTGTAAGTTCATTATCCGGTGGAATGAAAAGAAGAGTTGCACTTGCAAGAGCATTATCATATCCCGGGAAACTTATAATACTTGATGAACCATTCACAGGTTTAGATAAGGATACTAAGTTAAATGTAATAGACTATATCTTAAAAATGCGTAATAACCGTACTTTGCTTATTGCAACGCATGGAACTGATGATGCTAATCTGTTAGGGGCTGAAATAATAAAGCTTGATAAAAATATTAATTAA
- a CDS encoding calcium/sodium antiporter, giving the protein MGDFINNAPFALVIVFLIIGFVLLIKGADFFVEGSSSVAKRLHVPSIIIGLTIVAMGTSLPETAVSVSASITGNNELAVSNVVGSNIFNLMVVIGVCAMIATVNVAKETIKRDIPFSLICAGLLLILGILGVGDKSGMMLGHFDGVIFIGAFAGYIFYMIKIALKASKEGKKIEIEGGSDEDIKLISVPLSILFIIGGAAAIAVGGDITVDAASRIASDLGMSQTLIGLTIVSIGTSLPELVTSIVAARKNEVDMALGNAIGSNVFNILMVLGIASAISPISIITENIIDLCVLIVFTICVWIFAGTKKKIGRIEGFSMVALYVIYAVYIIIR; this is encoded by the coding sequence ATGGGTGATTTTATTAATAACGCGCCATTTGCGCTTGTAATTGTGTTCCTGATTATTGGATTTGTGCTGCTTATTAAAGGTGCAGACTTTTTCGTAGAAGGAAGCTCAAGTGTAGCAAAGAGACTACATGTTCCGTCTATTATTATTGGACTTACAATTGTTGCAATGGGAACATCGCTTCCAGAAACGGCGGTCAGTGTATCTGCATCAATTACAGGCAACAATGAACTTGCAGTAAGTAATGTAGTCGGTTCTAATATATTTAACCTGATGGTTGTTATTGGCGTGTGTGCAATGATTGCAACAGTAAATGTTGCAAAAGAAACAATAAAAAGAGATATCCCATTTTCACTTATCTGTGCAGGACTTTTATTGATTTTAGGAATCCTTGGGGTTGGTGATAAGTCAGGAATGATGCTTGGACATTTTGATGGTGTAATATTTATCGGTGCATTTGCAGGATACATTTTTTACATGATTAAGATTGCACTAAAGGCAAGCAAAGAAGGCAAAAAAATCGAGATTGAGGGCGGTTCTGATGAAGATATTAAGTTGATTTCAGTTCCGCTTAGTATTCTGTTTATTATTGGCGGTGCGGCTGCGATTGCAGTAGGCGGAGATATTACCGTAGACGCTGCCTCAAGGATAGCGAGTGACCTTGGAATGAGCCAGACACTTATCGGACTTACAATAGTTTCAATAGGAACATCACTTCCAGAACTTGTAACTTCAATAGTTGCAGCCAGAAAGAATGAAGTCGATATGGCACTTGGTAATGCAATTGGTTCAAATGTATTTAACATACTTATGGTACTTGGTATTGCATCAGCAATCAGTCCAATCAGCATAATTACAGAAAATATTATAGATTTGTGTGTGCTTATTGTATTTACAATATGTGTATGGATATTTGCTGGAACAAAGAAGAAAATCGGAAGAATCGAAGGTTTTTCAATGGTTGCACTTTATGTGATATATGCAGTTTATATCATAATAAGATAA
- a CDS encoding NAD(P)/FAD-dependent oxidoreductase, translated as MEYDVIIIGAGPGGIFSAFELMKKSPETRVAVFEEGNTLEKRKCPIDGKKVKSCIKCPTCAIMNGFGGAGAFSDGKYNITNDFGGTLYEYIGRDQAINLMKYVDTINTSHGGEETHMYSTAGTKFKTLCMQNKLKLLDASVRHLGTDINYVVLENMYNEMKDHIDFYFNTPVSNIEVIDGGYRVFYKDEYMDCEKCIVSVGRSGSKWIENVCQKLEIPTKSNRVDIGVRVELPAVIFSHLTDELYESKIVYRTEKFEDLVRTFCMNPNGIVVNENTNGIVTVNGHSYEGAEKQTENTNFALLVAKHFSEPFKDSNGYGESIARLSNMLGGGVIVQRFGDLMRGRRSTEKRIEEGLVKPTLAATPGDLSLVLPKRILDGIIEMIYALDKIAPGTANDDTLLYGVEVKFYNMEVEIDNNLETRYKGLYIIGDGSGVTHSLSHASASGVYVARKIIEEM; from the coding sequence ATGGAATACGATGTAATTATTATTGGAGCCGGACCTGGCGGAATCTTTTCTGCGTTCGAGCTTATGAAAAAGTCACCCGAAACCAGAGTGGCTGTGTTTGAAGAAGGCAACACATTAGAGAAGAGAAAATGTCCTATAGACGGCAAGAAGGTTAAATCGTGTATCAAATGTCCAACATGTGCGATTATGAACGGATTTGGTGGTGCTGGTGCATTTTCAGATGGTAAATATAATATAACTAATGATTTCGGCGGAACTCTTTATGAGTATATCGGCAGGGATCAGGCAATCAATCTGATGAAGTATGTTGATACAATCAATACATCACATGGTGGCGAAGAGACTCACATGTATTCTACAGCAGGCACTAAGTTCAAGACTTTATGCATGCAGAACAAGTTAAAGCTCCTTGATGCGTCAGTAAGACATCTTGGAACAGACATTAACTATGTTGTTCTTGAAAATATGTACAATGAGATGAAGGACCATATAGACTTCTACTTTAATACTCCTGTAAGCAATATTGAGGTGATTGATGGTGGTTACAGAGTATTCTATAAGGATGAGTACATGGATTGTGAAAAATGTATTGTTTCCGTTGGTCGAAGCGGAAGCAAATGGATTGAAAATGTCTGTCAGAAGCTTGAGATTCCAACCAAGTCTAACCGTGTTGATATCGGTGTGCGAGTTGAGCTTCCGGCTGTTATATTTTCACATCTTACAGATGAGTTGTACGAAAGTAAGATTGTATACAGAACAGAGAAATTCGAAGATCTTGTAAGAACATTCTGTATGAATCCTAATGGAATTGTAGTTAATGAGAACACTAACGGCATTGTAACAGTTAATGGACACAGCTATGAAGGTGCTGAGAAGCAGACAGAGAACACCAACTTTGCGCTTCTTGTTGCAAAGCATTTTTCAGAGCCATTCAAGGACAGTAATGGATACGGTGAAAGTATTGCAAGACTTTCCAACATGCTTGGCGGAGGTGTTATTGTCCAGAGATTTGGCGACCTTATGAGAGGAAGAAGAAGTACAGAAAAGCGAATTGAGGAGGGGCTTGTAAAGCCTACTCTTGCTGCTACTCCGGGGGATTTAAGTCTTGTACTTCCTAAGAGAATTCTTGATGGAATTATTGAGATGATTTACGCACTTGATAAGATTGCACCGGGAACTGCCAATGATGATACACTTCTGTATGGCGTTGAGGTTAAGTTCTACAACATGGAAGTTGAGATTGACAACAATCTTGAGACAAGATATAAGGGCTTATACATAATTGGCGACGGAAGCGGCGTTACACATTCATTATCACACGCTTCTGCAAGTGGCGTATATGTTGCAAGAAAGATTATTGAAGAAATGTAG